A window of the Nocardia sp. NBC_01329 genome harbors these coding sequences:
- a CDS encoding PPE domain-containing protein — protein sequence MIEPPVPGFTGVIWEARPAEKLAHDLGTGPGGRPMTEAGAAWSELAAAFGTAVVEYDRIMARMRDSWRSTESGPAIDRFATLRHWLVDAAAAAGRNASLAGGQAVAYEVARLAMPHMAEIAALTAAIQSLEQIGAALGAPLVAAVAEVDTEQNLAKANAARVMQGYESASASLALPWEQVHPPEIVSDAALEAERSAAPPAPGTPKGMPVMTSGVSFGVPRMPRPLTRYQPRALAPVSAAAPETAPVQSSPAAQSDSGRMAPGGMAPSAGAAGGDRAVRAGIGDSDAAEVMEIDAGIQVAPAVLGAAEPPQYAVPGSS from the coding sequence ATGATCGAACCACCGGTTCCCGGATTCACCGGCGTGATCTGGGAGGCACGCCCCGCGGAGAAGCTCGCGCACGATCTGGGCACCGGGCCCGGAGGTCGGCCCATGACCGAGGCCGGTGCGGCGTGGTCGGAACTGGCCGCGGCATTCGGCACGGCAGTTGTCGAGTACGACCGGATCATGGCCCGGATGCGAGATTCGTGGCGTTCCACCGAGAGTGGACCCGCGATCGACCGTTTCGCCACATTGCGGCACTGGCTGGTGGACGCCGCCGCGGCCGCGGGCCGTAACGCATCGCTGGCCGGAGGGCAGGCCGTCGCGTACGAAGTGGCCAGGCTGGCGATGCCGCATATGGCGGAGATCGCCGCACTGACAGCGGCGATACAGAGTCTCGAGCAGATAGGGGCGGCGCTGGGCGCACCGCTGGTCGCGGCGGTGGCCGAGGTCGACACCGAGCAGAATCTCGCCAAGGCGAACGCGGCCCGGGTCATGCAAGGTTATGAATCGGCGTCCGCGTCGCTGGCACTGCCGTGGGAACAGGTGCATCCGCCGGAAATCGTGTCCGACGCGGCATTGGAAGCCGAGCGGAGCGCGGCGCCGCCGGCTCCGGGAACGCCCAAGGGTATGCCGGTGATGACTTCCGGCGTAAGTTTCGGTGTCCCCCGAATGCCTCGGCCCCTCACTCGATATCAGCCCAGGGCTCTCGCCCCGGTATCGGCGGCTGCACCGGAGACAGCTCCGGTGCAGTCCTCACCCGCCGCACAGTCGGATTCGGGGCGGATGGCGCCGGGCGGTATGGCTCCGTCGGCGGGCGCCGCAGGTGGCGATCGCGCCGTGCGGGCCGGAATCGGGGACTCCGACGCCGCCGAGGTGATGGAGATCGACGCCGGGATCCAGGTGGCTCCAGCGGTGCTGGGCGCCGCCGAGCCACCCCAGTACGCCGTTCCGGGGTCGTCGTGA
- a CDS encoding PE family protein, whose translation MEFDPPEVRRAGTELDALAARLEDTLRVNLPALAVEPAGVDEVSVRAADTLRGVASSYDDAATRGVHEIRKLAAALRWQTDQLVQMDEDNAGGFGVAT comes from the coding sequence ATGGAATTCGATCCGCCCGAGGTCCGGCGGGCCGGCACCGAGCTGGACGCCTTAGCGGCCCGGCTCGAGGACACACTGCGCGTGAACCTGCCCGCGCTGGCTGTCGAACCGGCCGGCGTAGACGAAGTATCGGTGCGCGCGGCGGACACCCTCCGGGGAGTCGCTTCCTCGTACGACGACGCCGCCACTCGCGGAGTCCACGAGATCCGGAAACTGGCCGCTGCCTTGCGTTGGCAGACCGATCAGCTGGTCCAGATGGACGAGGACAACGCCGGCGGCTTCGGGGTAGCGACCTAG
- a CDS encoding YbaB/EbfC family nucleoid-associated protein — MSEAMDALEARVYRQLNMMRDLGDRLTGIRVRETSPDGAVTAEVDGNGALVDLVLSTEISKLSPAEFESVVVATAGRAAHLAIVRRGELVQAFNTELAESMPGGESGY, encoded by the coding sequence ATGAGCGAGGCGATGGACGCGCTGGAGGCGCGGGTGTACCGGCAGCTGAACATGATGCGTGACCTGGGAGACCGGCTCACCGGGATACGGGTCCGGGAGACCTCGCCCGACGGTGCCGTCACCGCCGAGGTGGACGGCAACGGGGCACTGGTGGATCTGGTTCTCTCGACGGAGATCTCGAAATTGTCGCCCGCCGAGTTCGAGTCGGTGGTCGTCGCCACGGCCGGCCGGGCCGCGCATCTCGCGATCGTCCGGCGCGGCGAACTGGTGCAGGCATTCAACACCGAACTCGCGGAGTCGATGCCGGGCGGCGAGTCCGGCTACTGA
- a CDS encoding ESX secretion-associated protein EspG, whose amino-acid sequence MTRTWKFTDLEFFVAWESAQADILPAPFVFTSRTPLYYDHQREKRAIREQLRSTLDPGFDRVLDIVARPDIRIEMHGWGRDHEDPDSQIRLLGVRRGNDGYLLKQLPGETAWHSGGYIVTEYSPLDLAAALTAELPEVAAGTRGETVLARRSGDPDVDYTYGRSVVHDSFDDTVEQRTAGFLDAPTSGQGMITISQGISRFGPRGVVRIRIHWRDLDNDGRYAITLGPAPTALPVETKQLTAQLNSGIAEVISAIRDQRR is encoded by the coding sequence ATGACCCGCACCTGGAAATTCACCGACCTCGAATTCTTTGTGGCCTGGGAGAGTGCGCAGGCCGATATCCTGCCCGCGCCGTTCGTGTTCACCAGCCGCACCCCGCTGTATTACGACCACCAGCGGGAGAAGCGGGCGATCCGGGAACAGTTGCGCAGTACCCTCGACCCGGGTTTCGACCGGGTGTTGGATATCGTCGCGCGGCCCGATATCCGCATCGAGATGCACGGTTGGGGTCGGGACCACGAGGACCCCGACAGTCAGATCCGGCTTCTCGGGGTCCGCCGTGGCAACGACGGATACCTGCTGAAACAACTGCCGGGCGAAACGGCGTGGCACAGCGGCGGCTATATCGTCACCGAATACTCACCGCTGGACCTGGCCGCCGCACTCACGGCCGAACTGCCCGAGGTCGCCGCGGGTACGCGCGGCGAAACCGTGCTCGCGCGCCGCTCCGGCGATCCCGATGTGGACTACACCTACGGGCGTTCGGTCGTCCACGACTCCTTCGACGACACTGTCGAACAGCGAACCGCCGGATTCCTCGACGCACCGACCAGCGGCCAGGGCATGATCACTATCAGCCAGGGCATTTCCCGGTTCGGCCCCCGCGGAGTGGTCCGGATCCGAATACACTGGCGGGATCTCGACAACGACGGCCGTTACGCGATCACCCTCGGACCTGCGCCGACTGCTCTGCCCGTGGAAACGAAACAACTCACCGCACAGTTGAACAGCGGCATCGCGGAGGTCATATCGGCGATCCGGGACCAGCGGCGCTGA